One Ciconia boyciana chromosome 9, ASM3463844v1, whole genome shotgun sequence genomic window carries:
- the LOC140656813 gene encoding LOW QUALITY PROTEIN: protocadherin gamma-B5-like (The sequence of the model RefSeq protein was modified relative to this genomic sequence to represent the inferred CDS: inserted 2 bases in 1 codon): protein MAGRQRPSRRRASGRVLLPALLLCLCCRAAPERIRYAIPEELGRGSLVGPLARDLGLSPADLPARKLRLSTEQQYFALSGETGNLYVSERLDREEMCGESASCSVSFEALVQNPLNVFHVEVAIQDVNDNSPAFSKAALDLEINEFISPGARFPLETARDADLGSNSLLTYELTSNPSFTLTVKESAGGSKQPELVLERALDREKQSSFELVLTAVDGGDPVRSGTVQIRVNVTDANDNAPVFSKSVYEARVRENLPAGSLVLRVRATDADAGSNGRVSYSFGNVPDGVRALFSVDSDSGEVRTAGPLDFEDKSKYRLSLEARDGGGLTGHCEVQIDLMDENDNAPEITMLSVSSPVPEDAPAGTVVALVKVRDRDSGENGQVSCELSGEAPLSMVATSGGSYKVVTASALDREQAPEHRVTVVARDRGSPALSSRAALVLEVSDVNDNAPVFEEDAYSAYVAENNAAGAPVLRVXARDADAGANGRVSYWLAGGSAGAAPYVSVEARSGAVYAQRSFDYEQCREFAVAVRAQDGGAPARSSTATVRVFVLDRNDNAPRVLWPAAGAAAGAGAAGAAPAAAPFEVVPRSAEAGYLVAKVVAVDADAGRNAWLSYELVQAPEPALFRVGLHSGEVRTARAVSERDAAKQRLVAVVKDHGQPALSATATLHVVLAESLQEALPELSERAAGAASPAELQFYLVLALALLSALFLLSVALAVLARVRRAGPPAVLRCLGAQRFSVAGAAFPADFCEGTLPYSYNLCAAPGRAVAEGAWLPPPPPLPSLPAEELLGGEPYGKRSPSSSAGAGEPPVDPDAPQVCKPARSRCFP, encoded by the exons ATGGCGGGCAGGCAGAGGCCGAGCCGCCGGCGAGCGTCCGGGCGAGTGCTGCTGCCCgctttgctgctgtgcttgtgctgcCGGGCGGCGCCGGAGCGGATCCGCTACGCCATCCCcgaggagctgggcagaggcTCGCTGGTGGGGCCGCTGGCGCGTGACCTGGGGCTGAGCCCGGCGGACCTGCCGGCACGCAAGCTGCGGCTCAGCACGGAGCAGCAATACTTCGCGTTGAGTGGGGAGACCGGGAACCTGTACGTGAGCGAGAGGCTGGACCGGGAGGAGATGTGCGGCGAGTCGGCGTCCTGCTCCGTCAGCTTCGAGGCGCTGGTGCAGAACCCGCTGAACGTTTTCCACGTCGAGGTGGCCATCCAGGACGTGAACGACAACTCCCCGGccttcagcaaggctgctctgGACCTCGAGATCAACGAGTTCATTTCTCCTGGTGCTCGTTTTCCTCTGGAGACGGCCCGAGACGCGGACCTGGGAAGCAACTCGCTGTTGACTTATGAGCTCACTAGCAACCCATCCTTCACTCTGACCGTGAAGGAGAGCGCGGGTGGAAGCAAGCAGCCGGAATTAGTGCTGGAGAGAGCGTTGGACCGTGAGAAGCAGAGCTCCTTTGAGCTGGTGCTGACGGCGGTGGATGGCGGGGACCCCGTGAGGTCCGGGACTGTGCAGATTCGGGTGAACGTGACGGACGCCAACGACAACGCGCCCGTGTTCAGTAAAAGCGTCTACGAGGCGCGAGTGCGGGAGAATCTGCCTGCGGGGTCGCTGGTGCTGCGGGTGCGGGCTACGGATGCGGACGCGGGCTCCAACGGGCGGGTCTCCTACTCCTTCGGCAACGTCCCGGACGGCGTCCGCGCGTTGTTCAGTGTGGACAGCGATAGCGGCGAGGTCAGGACGGCGGGGCCGCTCGATTTCGAGGACAAGAGTAAATACAGGTTGAGCCTGGAGGCGAGGGACGGTGGCGGGCTCACCGGTCACTGCGAAGTGCAGATAGACCTCATGGACGAGAACGACAATGCGCCCGAAATCACGATGTTGTCGGTATCGAGCCCGGTGCCCGAGGACGCGCCGGCCGGCACGGTGGTGGCGCTGGTGAAAGTGCGGGACCGGGACTCCGGGGAGAACGGTCAGGTGTCGTGCGAGCTGTCGGGCGAGGCGCCGCTGTCGATGGTGGCGACGTCGGGCGGCTCGTACAAGGTGGTGACGGCGAGCGCGCTGGACCGGGAGCAGGCGCCCGAGCACCGGGTGACGGTGGTGGCCAGGGACCGGGGCAGCCCGGCGCTGTCCAGCCGCGCGGCGCTGGTGCTGGAGGTGTCGGACGTGAACGACAACGCGCCGGTGTTCGAGGAGGACGCCTACAGCGCCTACGTGGCGGAGAACAACGCGGCGGGCGCGCCGGTGCTGCGCGT CGCGCGGGACGCGGACGCGGGCGCCAACGGGCGCGTGAGCTACTGGCTggcgggcggcagcgcgggcGCGGCGCCGTACGTGTCGGTGgaggcgcggagcggcgcggtGTACGCGCAGCGCTCCTTCGACTACGAGCAGTGCCGCGAGTTCGCGGTGGCGGTGCGGGCGCAGGACGGCGGGGCGCCGGCGCGGAGCTCGACGGCGACGGTGCGCGTCTTCGTGCTGGACCGCAACGACAACGCGCCGCGGGTGCTGTGGCCGGCGGCGGgtgcggcggcgggcgcgggagcggcgggagcggccccggccgcggccccgtTCGAGGTGGTGCCGCGGTCGGCCGAGGCCGGGTACCTGGTGGCCAAGGTGGTGGCGGTGGACGCGGACGCGGGGCGCAACGCGTGGCTGTCGTACGAGCTGGTGCAGGCGCCAGAGCCGGCGCTGTTCCGCGTGGGGCTGCACAGCGGCGAGGTGCGGACGGCGCGGGCCGTGTCGGAGAGGGACGCGGCGAAGCAGCGGCTGGTGGCCGTGGTGAAGGACCACGGGCAGCCGGCGCTGTCGGCCACGGCCACGCTGCACGTGGTGCTGGCCGAGAGCTTGCAGGAGGCGCTGCCGGAGCTGAGcgagcgggcggcgggcgccgccTCGCCGGCGGAGCTGCAGTTCTACCTGGTGCTGGCGCTGGCGCTCCTCTCCGCTCTGTTCCTGCTGAGCGTGGCGCTGGCCGTGCTGGCGCGGgtgcgccgggccgggccgcccgccgTCCTGCGCTGCCTGGGCGCGCAGCGCTTCTCCGTGGCCGGCGCCGCCTTCCCGGCCGACTTCTGCGAGGGCACCTTGCCCTACTCGTACAACCTGTGCGCGGCGCCGGGCCGCGCCGTCGCGGAGGGCGCttggctgccgccgccgccgccgctgcccagCCTGCCCGCGGAGGAGCTTCTCGGCGGGGAGCCCTACGGGAAGCGGAGCCCGAGCAGCAGCGCCGGCGCGGGAGAGCCGCCTGTGGACCCCGACGCACCGCAGGTCTGTAAGCCCGCGCGCTCCCGCTGTTTTCCTTGA
- the LOC140656811 gene encoding protocadherin gamma-A10-like yields the protein MCAAGRRRGRRERALLWCVLVAAWEAAWGQLRYSVPEEMPKGSFVGDVAKDLELELPALRQRDLSILDKGRTQYFALHGKTGHLVTAQRIDREQLCRLLEKCVLRCEVIVEGEMQVYGIEVEITDINDNAPSFQESETQLRISETTAPGSRFPLARAHDPDVGRNSLQSYELSGDEHFSLAVQAGPGGDQRPELVLAKALDREEAAFHELVLRASDGGEPARTGTARIRVAVLDANDNAPVFSQAEYTVRVPEDVPVGSVLVTVRATDADEGLNGHVKYSLKKVSHMALEIFQLDVETGAITLVRSLDFEEGDSYEVEVQAEDGGGLSGMAKVAIVVTDVNDNAPELTVSSALSAISEDAPSGTVVALLHVQDRDSGANGEVRCSMAERLPFRLEKSFEDYYRVVTARELDREEVAEYNVTVRAADGGSPALWSSAVLALRVLDVNDNAPVFAEARYSARLPENNAAGALVLTVRAADADWGQNARVRYRLSEGRVRGSPLSSYVSVQAETGALYALRSFDYEEVREVWLWVRAEDGGAPALSSNVSVRLVIVDENDNAPQVLYPPAAAAPGAGWAGVELAPRSAEPGALVAKVVAVDADAGQNAWLSYELAKATEPGLFRVGLHSGEVRTARFLLARDAARQSLVVVVKDNGRPALSATATLTVVLAESVAELLAELGSAAAAPDEPAGSLTRWLVVAVAAVSCLFLAFLLLLLALRLRRWRWRRSQLPAAGSGAFRGIPASHFVGIDGVRAFLHSYSHEVSLTADSRKSQLRLSGGSCCDTLPAQPPPDEPVPLLAEDPASARRADPAAPPVSSSDETFSATLPSAASLPVPPCSVSRLGRFSCEEGKTLVSNALCAGASCSGQANMGLCLSVTAGVGGRRSGATVALNFLSARLCRD from the coding sequence ATGTGCGCGGCGGGGAGGCGTCGGGGCCGGCGGGAGCGAGCCCTGCTGTGGTGCGTGCTGGTGGCGGCGTGGGAGGCGGCGTGGGGGCAGCTGCGCTACTCGGTTCCCGAGGAGATGCCGAAGGGCTCGTTCGTGGGCGACGTGGCCAAGGacctggagctggagctgccggCGCTCCGCCAGCGCGACCTCAGCATCTTGGATAAAGGTAGGACGCAGTATTTCGCTCTGCACGGGAAGACGGGACATTTAGTGACGGCGCAGAGGATagacagagagcagctgtgcCGGCTGTTGGAGAAGTGCGTGCTGCGGTGTGAGGTGATAGTGGAGGGGGAAATGCAGGTTTACGGAATCGAAGTGGAAATCACGGACATCAACGACAACGCGCCCAGCTTCCAAGAGTCAGAAACGCAACTGAGAATAAGCGAGACGACAGCCCCAGGGTCGCGGTTTCCCCTGGCCAGGGCTCACGACCCGGACGTGGGACGGAATTCGCTGCAGAGCTACGAGCTGAGCGGCGACGAGCACTTCTCGCTGGCCGTGCAGGCGGGCCCCGGCGGCGATCAGCGTCCCGAGCTGGTGCTGGCGAAGGCGCTGGACCGGGAGGAGGCGGCGTTTCACGAGCTGGTGCTGAGGGCGAGCGACGGCGGAGAGCCGGCGCGGACGGGCACGGCGCGGATCCGCGTGGCGGTGCTGGACGCGAACGACAACGCGCCCGTGTTCAGCCAGGCGGAGTACACGGTGCGTGTGCCGGAGGACGTGCCCGTGGGCTCCGTCCTCGTCACCGTCAGGGCCACCGACGCCGACGAGGGGCTGAACGGGCACGTGAAATACTCATTGAAGAAAGTGTCGCACATGGCATTGGAAATTTTCCAGCTGGATGTTGAGACCGGAGCGATCACGCTGGTGCGGAGCCTGGACTTCGAGGAAGGCGACTCCTACGAAGTGGAGGTGCAGGCAGAAGACGGCGGCGGACTTTCCGGCATGGCAAAAGTCGCGATTGTCGTGACAGACGTGAACGACAACGCTCCCGAACTGACAGTGTCGTCGGCGCTGAGCGCGATCTCTGAGGACGCCCCGTCGGGGACGGTGGTGGCCCTGCTGCACGTGCAGGACCGGGACTCGGGGGCGAACGGCGAGGTGCGGTGCAGCATGGCCGAACGCCTCCCGTTCCGCCTGGAGAAGTCCTTCGAGGACTACTACCGCGTGGTGACGGCGAGGGAGCTGGACCGCGAGGAGGTGGCGGAGTACAACGTGACGGTGCGGGCGGCGGACGGCGGGTCGCCGGCGCTGTGGAGCAGCGCGGTGCTGGCGCTGCGGGTGCTGGACGTGAACGACAACGCGCCGGTGTTCGCGGAGGCGCGCTACAGCGCGCGGCTGCCCGAGAATAACGCGGCGGGCGCGCTGGTGCTGACGGTGCGGGCGGCGGACGCGGACTGGGGGCAGAACGCGCGCGTGCGGTACCGGCTGTCGGAGGGGCGGGTGCGGGGCTCGCCACTCTCGTCCTACGTGTCGGTGCAGGCGGAGACGGGCGCGCTGTACGCGCTGCGCTCCTTCGACTACGAGGAGGTGCGCGAGGTGTGGCTGTGGGTGCGGGCGGAGGACGGCGGCGCGCCGGCGCTGAGCAGCAACGTGTCGGTGCGGCTCGTGATCGTGGACGAGAACGACAACGCGCCGCAGGTGCTGtacccgccggcggcggcggcgccgggcgcgggCTGGGCGGGCGTGGAGCTGGCGCCGCGCTCGGCGGAGCCCGGGGCGCTGGTGGCCAAGGTGGTGGCGGTGGACGCGGACGCGGGGCAGAACGCGTGGCTGTCGTACGAGCTGGCCAAGGCGACGGAGCCGGGGCTGTTCCGCGTGGGGCTGCACAGCGGCGAGGTGCGCACGGCGCGCTTCCTGCTGGCCCGCGACGCGGCGCGGCAGAgcctggtggtggtggtgaaggaCAACGGGCGGCCGGCGCTGTCGGCCACGGCCACGCTGACCGTGGTGCTGGCCGAGAGCGTGGCCGAGCTGCTGGCGGAGCtgggcagcgcggcggcggcgccggaCGAGCCGGCCGGCAGCCTGACGCGGTGGCTGGTGGTGGCCGTGGCGGCCGTGTCCTGCCTCTTCCTcgccttcctgctgctgctgctggcgctgcGCCTGCGGCGCTGGCGCTGGCGCCGCTCGCAgctgccggcggcgggcagcggcgctTTCCGCGGCATCCCGGCCTCGCACTTTGTGGGCATCGACGGCGTCCGCGCCTTCCTGCACTCCTATTCGCACGAGGTGTCGCTCACCGCCGACTCGCGCAAGAGCCAGCTGCGCTTGTCGGGCGGCAGCTGCTGCGACACCCTCCCGGCCCAGCCGCCGCCCGACGAGCCCGTGCCGCTGCTCGCGGAGGACCCTGCCAGCGCCCGCCGCGCGGaccccgccgctcccccggtGAGTTCCTCTGACGAGACGTTCTCCGCGACGcttccctctgctgcttctctgcctgttCCCCCTTGTTCTGTGTCCCGCCTAGGGAGGTTTAGTTGCGAGGAAGGCAAAACTTTGGTCAGCAACGCGCTGTGTGCTGGTGCCTCTTGCTCCGGGCAGGCGAACATGGGATTGTGTCTCAGCGTTACAGCTGGTGTGGGAGGCAGGCGAAGTGGGGCTACTGTTGCCTTGAACTTCTTAAGCGCGAGGCTTTGTCGTGACTGA
- the LOC140657002 gene encoding protocadherin gamma-B2-like gives MEVRPAAQGRAAAGRVALLAVLLPVCCRAAPERIRYAIPEELGRGSLVGPLARDLGLSPTDLPARKLRIVSGDEKQYFTLWEDNTNLRINERIDREGICGAVSPCVLSLEAVVENPFNIFHVSVTIQDINDNAPQFDREFVAIEMIESTPPGTRFPLSSGRDPDIGANSLQNYQLTPNPLFSLVVRESPDRTKHAELVLEKSLDREKERNHHLILTAVDGGDPVRSGTTQIKINVTDANDNPPVFTKEIYKVRVLENLPEGSLAFQVKATDGDEGTNAEITYSFSDIANSARQLFTLDSRTGDVKVTGPLDYEEEKYYEATVEGKDGGGLIAHAKVHIDILDVNDNAPTLALLPILNPIPEDSVPSTVVAVINVRDRDSGITDK, from the coding sequence atGGAGGTCCGACCGGCAGCGCAGGGCCGGGCAGCCGCCGGGCGGGTCGCGCTGTTGGCCGTGCTGCTGCCAGTGTGCTGCCGTGCGGCGCCGGAGCGGATCCGCTACGCCATCCCcgaggagctgggcagaggcTCGCTGGTGGGGCCGCTGGCGCGGGACCTGGGGCTCAGCCCGACGGACCTGCCGGCACGCAAGCTGCGGATAGTGTCTGGTGACGAAAAGCAATACTTTACTCTCTGGGAAGATAATACAAATCTGCGGATAAACGAGAGGATAGACAGAGAGGGCATCTGCGGGGCCGTGTCGCCCTGTGTCCTCAGTTTGGAAGCAGTCGTGGAAAACCCTTTCAATATATTTCATGTAAGCGTTACTATCCAGGATATCAATGACAATGCGCCGCAGTTTGACAGAGAATTTGTTGCCATAGAAATGATCGAGTCCACGCCTCCTGGGACCAGGTTTCCACTGAGCAGTGGCAGAGACCCCGACATTGGCGCGAACTCATTACAAAACTACCAACTTACCCCCAACCCGCTCTTCTCCCTTGTAGTGAGGGAGAGTCCTGATAGGACGAAACACGCGGAATTGGTACTGGAGAAAAGCTTAGATcgagaaaaagagagaaatcacCATTTGATACTGACGGCGGTGGATGGTGGGGATCCAGTCCGATCCGGGACCACCCAGATTAAGATTAACGTGACCGACGCAAATGACAACCCGCCGGTATTCACCAAAGAGATCTACAAGGTTCGAGTGCTGGAAAACCTGCCAGAGGGCTCCTTAGCTTTTCAGGTGAAAGCTACTGACGGCGACGAAGgtacaaatgcagaaattacCTACTCTTTCAGTGACATCGCAAACAGTGCTCGCCAGCTCTTCACTCTGGACTCCAGAACAGGGGACGTGAAAGTTACAGGCCCCTTAGATtatgaagaagagaaatattaTGAAGCGACTGTTGAAGGCAAGGACGGGGGCGGGCTGATTGCGCACGCCAAAGTGCACATAGACATTCTAGACGTGAACGACAACGCGCCAACCCTTGCCCTCCTGCCTATCTTGAACCCGATACCCGAAGACTCGGTCCCGAGCACGGTTGTAGCTGTGATCAATGTCCGTGACAGGGACTCGGGGATAACAGACAAGTGA